A single Chryseobacterium sp. DNA region contains:
- a CDS encoding alpha/beta hydrolase, producing MRKSLVFIFIALPLFLLPAGCKEKRINLGNGISFDKEENISYGNDAAQIMDLYIPHDQPSEKRDVFMIIHGGGWRSGNKSQLTFFTLSMMQRFPDHIFANINYRLASQTQFGIPNQMDDIKSAAAFLKKKLNYTPQLILLGNSAGGHLSMLYAYHFDSLRSVKSVINIVGPADLTDPGFKTYADY from the coding sequence ATGAGAAAAAGTTTAGTATTCATTTTTATAGCCCTTCCTTTATTCCTTCTGCCGGCGGGCTGCAAAGAGAAAAGAATCAATCTTGGCAACGGGATCAGTTTTGATAAGGAAGAAAACATTTCTTATGGAAATGATGCGGCGCAGATCATGGATCTTTATATTCCGCATGATCAACCCTCGGAAAAAAGAGATGTTTTTATGATCATACATGGCGGAGGCTGGCGCAGTGGCAACAAATCCCAGCTTACCTTCTTTACACTTTCGATGATGCAGAGATTTCCTGACCATATTTTCGCCAATATCAATTACAGATTAGCTTCTCAAACGCAGTTTGGGATCCCGAATCAGATGGATGATATTAAAAGCGCCGCCGCATTTCTGAAAAAGAAATTAAATTATACTCCCCAGCTTATTCTTTTGGGAAACAGTGCCGGCGGACATTTATCTATGCTTTATGCATACCACTTTGACTCTCTGAGAAGCGTAAAATCCGTCATTAATATTGTAGGCCCGGCAGATCTTACGGATCCGGGGTTTAAAACCTATGCGGATTACTAA